In one window of Chryseobacterium viscerum DNA:
- a CDS encoding metal-dependent transcriptional regulator: protein MKTTLTEENYLKALFHLVDNEGKVTINELSKFLNVKMPSVNNMMKKFAEKKWVIYETYKPLIVTESGRREASLVVRKHRLTEMFLVKKMNFGWENVHEIAEQLEHVHSQIFFEKMDEILDYPKFDPHGEPIPDKDGNIISQDLEKLSNCEPGENVTFASVTLSDDAFLTYLNDRKLLLDTKVKIVKVENFDKSMTIEIDGKTEILSKKATEKILVKK, encoded by the coding sequence TTGAAAACAACCCTAACAGAAGAGAATTACCTGAAAGCTTTGTTTCATTTAGTTGACAATGAAGGAAAGGTTACGATTAATGAGCTCAGCAAATTTTTGAATGTAAAAATGCCGAGTGTCAATAATATGATGAAAAAGTTTGCAGAGAAAAAGTGGGTCATCTATGAAACCTACAAACCATTAATTGTTACAGAAAGCGGAAGACGTGAAGCATCTCTGGTAGTTCGTAAACACAGACTTACCGAAATGTTTCTGGTTAAAAAAATGAATTTTGGCTGGGAAAATGTTCACGAAATTGCAGAACAGCTTGAACACGTGCATTCTCAAATCTTTTTCGAGAAAATGGACGAAATTCTTGATTATCCTAAATTTGATCCTCATGGAGAACCTATTCCTGATAAAGACGGAAATATTATTTCTCAGGATCTTGAGAAGCTAAGCAATTGTGAACCTGGAGAAAATGTTACTTTTGCCTCAGTTACTCTTTCTGATGATGCTTTCCTGACTTATCTGAATGACAGGAAACTGCTCCTTGATACCAAAGTGAAAATCGTTAAAGTTGAAAATTTTGATAAATCAATGACCATAGAAATTGATGGCAAAACAGAAATTTTAAGCAAAAAAGCGACCGAGAAAATACTCGTAAAGAAATAG
- a CDS encoding threonine aldolase family protein, whose amino-acid sequence MRFSFKNDYSEGCHPNILQALLQHNLDQQAGYGEDEYSLKAKTLIKEKINNQNSEVFLVSGGTQANLIVISAILKPYQCAISAAPGHILNNETGAIEATGHKVLSIETADGKLRPSDIIPVLEGHSNAPHQVMPKLVYISNSTELGTIYQAKELEELSAFCKEKKLYLFMDGARLGHGLTSEISDLTLEKVALLTDVFYLGGTKNGALIGEAIVINNLVLQEDFAFNIKQKGALLAKGRLLGIQFMELMKDNLYFDLAKHANQQAMKIKNALQKKGTAFLSDTYTNQIFPILSNDLIEVLSENFEFYVWKKVDENFSAIRLITSWNTGDEAVNRFIEIIETELT is encoded by the coding sequence ATGAGATTTTCATTCAAAAACGACTATTCTGAAGGGTGCCATCCAAATATATTACAGGCCCTTTTACAGCATAATCTTGATCAGCAGGCCGGATATGGAGAAGATGAGTATTCATTAAAAGCAAAAACATTAATCAAAGAAAAAATCAACAATCAGAATTCTGAAGTTTTTTTGGTTTCAGGAGGAACGCAGGCTAACTTAATTGTTATTTCAGCAATCTTAAAGCCCTACCAATGTGCAATTTCTGCCGCTCCCGGCCACATTCTGAATAATGAAACAGGAGCTATTGAAGCCACAGGTCATAAAGTATTGAGTATTGAAACAGCAGATGGAAAATTAAGACCGTCGGATATTATCCCGGTTTTAGAAGGACATAGCAATGCACCCCATCAGGTGATGCCTAAACTGGTGTATATATCCAATTCTACAGAGCTGGGAACCATTTATCAGGCTAAAGAACTGGAAGAGCTTTCAGCATTTTGTAAAGAAAAGAAATTATACCTGTTTATGGATGGAGCAAGACTGGGACATGGCCTGACCTCAGAAATCAGTGATCTTACCCTGGAAAAAGTAGCTCTTCTGACAGATGTTTTTTATCTTGGAGGCACAAAAAACGGGGCATTGATAGGCGAAGCTATTGTCATTAACAATCTTGTTCTTCAGGAGGATTTTGCATTTAATATCAAACAGAAAGGTGCATTGTTAGCCAAAGGAAGGCTTTTGGGAATACAGTTTATGGAACTCATGAAAGATAACCTGTATTTTGATCTGGCGAAACATGCCAATCAGCAGGCTATGAAAATTAAGAATGCATTGCAGAAAAAAGGAACGGCATTTCTTTCAGATACCTATACCAATCAGATTTTTCCTATTCTGAGTAATGATCTTATTGAAGTTTTGTCTGAAAATTTTGAATTCTATGTCTGGAAAAAAGTAGATGAAAATTTCTCGGCAATACGCCTTATTACTTCCTGGAATACTGGCGATGAAGCAGTAAACCGATTTATTGAAATTATTGAAACAGAATTAACATAA
- a CDS encoding DUF4256 domain-containing protein — MKKKLTQEQINELLKTLKVRFEKNMNRHKDLKWEKIQQKLEASPEKVWSLYEMETTEGEPDVVEYNKKTDEYSFTDCSPESPKRRSLCYDYQAWDARKANKPESNVIDKAKEMGIELLTEEQYRSLQELGKFDQKTSSWIKTPSQVRELGGALFCDRRYNTVFTYHNGADSYYAARGFRGILKV; from the coding sequence ATGAAAAAGAAACTGACCCAAGAACAAATCAACGAACTTTTAAAAACACTAAAAGTCCGTTTTGAAAAAAATATGAACCGTCACAAAGACCTAAAATGGGAAAAAATTCAGCAAAAATTGGAAGCCAGCCCTGAAAAAGTCTGGTCTTTATATGAAATGGAAACTACAGAAGGTGAACCCGACGTTGTAGAATACAATAAAAAAACAGATGAATACTCCTTCACAGACTGTTCCCCGGAAAGCCCGAAACGCAGAAGTCTTTGCTATGATTACCAGGCTTGGGATGCACGAAAGGCCAACAAACCAGAAAGCAATGTCATCGACAAAGCTAAAGAAATGGGGATTGAACTTTTAACAGAAGAACAATACCGCAGTCTTCAGGAACTGGGAAAATTCGATCAAAAGACATCAAGCTGGATAAAAACGCCATCACAGGTAAGAGAGCTTGGAGGCGCACTTTTCTGTGACAGACGATATAATACTGTATTCACCTATCATAATGGTGCAGATTCTTATTATGCAGCAAGAGGATTCAGAGGAATACTAAAAGTATAA